In a single window of the Salvelinus alpinus chromosome 15, SLU_Salpinus.1, whole genome shotgun sequence genome:
- the cnot1 gene encoding CCR4-NOT transcription complex subunit 1 isoform X22 yields MNLDSLSLALSQISYLVDNLTKKNYRASQQEIQHIVNRHGPEADRHLLRCLFSHVDFSGDGKSSGKDFHQFLIQECVSLISKPNFISTLCYAIDNPLHYQKSLKPLAHLFTQLSKVLKLSKVQEVIFGLALLNSCNADLRGFAAQFVKQKLPDLLRSYVDADLGVNQEGGFQDIAIEVLHLLLSHLLFGQKGASGVGQEQIDAFLKTLCRDFPQARCPVVLAPLLYPEKRDILMDRILPDSGELAKTMMESSLAEFMQEVGYGFCASLDECRNIILQYGVREVTASQVARVLGMMARTHSGLSDGIPLQSISAPGSGIWSDGKDKSDGSQAHTWNVEVLIDVVKEVNPNLNFKEVTYELDHPGFMIRDSKGLQMVVYGIQRGLGMEVFPVDLIYRPWKHAEGQLSFIQHSLMSPDVFCFADYPCHTVAIDILKAPPEDDNREIATWKSLDLVESLLRLSEVGQYEQVKQLFSFPIKHCPDMLVLALLQISTSWHTLRHELISTLMPIFLGNHPNSAIILHYAWHGQGQSPSIRQLIMHSMAEWYMRGEQYDQAKLSRILDVAQDLKSLSMLLNGTPFAFVIDLAALASRREYLKLDKWLTDKIREHGEPFIQACVTFLKRRCPSIMGGLAPEKDQPKSAQLPPETMATMLGCLQSCAGSVSQELSETILTMVANCSNVMNKARQPPPGVMPKGRAPSTSSLDAISPVQMDPLTAMGSLNLSSSATSHTQSMQGFPTPLGSAFSNPQSPAKAFPPLSNPNPSTPFGGIGSLSSQLGNTGPLGSGIGSGLGMPAVSSDPFGTRKMSTPGLNPTTFQQTDLSQVWPEANQHFSKEIDDEANSYFQRIYNHPPHPTMSVDEVLEMLQRFKDSTIKREREVFNCMLRNLFEEYRFFPQYPDKELHITACLFGGIIEKGLVTYMALGLALRYVLEALRKPFGSKMYYFGIAALDRFKNRLKDYPQYCQHLASIGHFLQFPLTLQEYIEYGQQSRDPPVKMQGSITTPGSLALAQAQAQSQPPKAPQSGQPSTLVTTATATTTVAKTTTITRPTPGSFKKDVPPSINTTNIDTLLVATDQTERIVEPPENVQEKIAFIFNNLSQSNMTQKVEELKETVKEEFMPWVSQYLVMKRVSIEPNFHSLYSNFLDTLKNPEFVKMVLNETYRNIKVLLTSDKAAANFSDRSLLKNLGHWLGMITLAKNKPILYTDLEVKSLLLEAYVKGQQELLYVVPFVAKVLESSLRSVIFRPQNPWTMAIMNVLAELHTEHDLKLNLKFEIEVLCKNLSLDINDLKPGTLLKDKDKLKSLEEQLSAPKKEAKPPEEMIPIVSTAAPSTPAPTTACSATGPPTPQFSYHDINVYALAGLAPHINININIPLLQAHPQLKQCVRQSIERAVQELVHPVVDRSIKIAMTTCEQIVRKDFALDSEESRMRVAAHHMMRNLTAGMAMITCREPLLMSIATNLKNSFAAALRAPTPQQREMMEEAAARVAQDNCELACCFIQKTAVEKAGPEMDKRLATEFELRKHARQEGRRYCDPVVLTYQAERMPEQIRLKVGGVDPKQLAVYEEFARNVPGFLPSNDLSQPTGFLAQPMKQQAWATDDVAQIYDKCMADLEQHLHAIPPALAMNPQTQALRSLLEAVALARNSRDGIAALGLLQKAVEGLLDATSGADADLLLRYRECHLLVLKALQDGRAYGPLWCNKQITRCLIECRDEYKYNVEAVELLIRNHLVNMQQYDLHLAQSMENGLHYMAVAFAMQLVKLLLVDERSVSHITEADLFHTIETLMRTSAHSRANAPEGLPQLMDVVRSNYEAMIDRAHGGPNFMMHSGISQASEYDDPPGLREKAEYLLREWVNLYHSAAAGRDSTKAFSAFVGQMHQQGILKTDDLITRFFRLCTEMCVEISYRAQAEQQHNPAASAAIIRAKCYHNLDAFVRLIALLVKHSGEATNTVTKINLLNKVLGIVVGVLIQDHDVRQTEFQQLPYHRIFIMLLLELNAPEHVLETINFQTLTAFCNTFHILRPTKAPGFVYAWLELISHRIFIARMLAHTPQQKGWPMYAQLLIDLFKYLAPFLRNVELNKPMQILYKGTLRVLLVLLHDFPEFLCDYHYGFCDVIPPNCIQLRNLILSAFPRNMRLPDPFTPNLKVDMLSEINIAPRILTNFTGVMPSQFKKDLDSYLKTRSPVTFLSELRSNLQVSNEPGNRYNIQLINALVLYVGTQAIAHIHNKGSTPSMSTITHSAHMDIFQNLAVDLDTEGRYLFLNAIANQLRYPNSHTHYFSCTMLYLFAEANTEAIQEQITRVLLERLIVNRPHPWGLLITFIELIKNPAFKFWSHDFVHCAPEIEKLFQSVAQCCMGQKQAQQVMEGTGAS; encoded by the exons ATGAATCTTGACTCGCTCTCGCTGGCTTTGTCTCAAATCAGCTACCTGGTGGACAATTTAACAAAGAAAAACTACAGAGCCAGCCAGCAGGAAATACAGCAT ATTGTGAATCGTCACGGCCCTGAGGCGGACAGGCATTTATTACGCTGTCTCTTCTCCCATGTGGATTTCAGTGGTGATGGTAAAAGCAGTGGCAAAGATTTTCATCAG TTTCTGATCCAGGAGTGTGTTTCACTGATTTCAAAGCCTAATTTTATTTCAACACTTTGCTACGCCATCGACAATCCTTTGCACTACCAGAAG AGTTTGAAGCCGTTGGCCCACTTGTTTACTCAGTTGAGTAAAGTTCTCAAGCTAAGCAAGGTTCAAGAA GTGATATTTGGCCTTGCTTTGCTCAATTCGTGCAACGCAGACCTTCGTGGTTTTG CCGCGCAGTTCGTCAAACAAAAGCTCCCTGATCTCCTCCGCTCGTACGTGGACGCGGACCTTGGCGTTAACCAGGAAGGTGGCTTCCAAGATATTGCCATAGAGGTCCTGCACCTGCTCCTCTCCCATCTTCTGTTTGGCCAGAAGGGAGCCAGTGGCGTCGGACAAGAGCAGATTGACGCTTTCCTCAAGACACTGTGCAGAG atttCCCGCAGGCGCGCTGCCCTGTGGTGCTTGCACCGCTGCTGTACCCTGAAAAACGGGACATTCTGATGGACAGGATTCTGCCAGACTCGGGAGAGTTAGCCAAGACCATGATGGAGAGTTCTCTTGCAGAGTTCATGCAGGAAGTTGGCTATGGCTTTTGTGCAAG TCTTGATGAATGCCGCAACATAATTCTGCAGTATGGGGTGCGAGAGGTTACTGCCAGCCAGGTGGCCAGGGTCCTGGGGATGATGGCTCGTACCCACTCTGGCTTGTCTGATGGAATCCCCCTACAG TCCATCTCTGCTCCGGGCAGTGGCATTTGGAGTGATGGAAAGGACAAAAGTGATGGTTCTCAGGCCCACACTTGGAATGTAGAAGTTCTGATTGACGTGGTCAAAGAAGTT AACCCCAATCTGAACTTCAAAGAGGTGACCTACGAGCTCGATCACCCTGGCTTTATGATCCGGGACAGTAAGGGACTTCAGATGGTGGTGTATGGGATCCAGAGGGGCCTGGGCATGGAGGTGTTTCCTGTCGACCTCATCTACCGGCCCTGGAAGCATGCTGAGGGACAG CTGTCATTCATTCAGCACTCCCTCATGAGCCCAGATGTGTTCTGCTTCGCTGACTACCCCTGCCACACCGTAGCCATCGACATACTGAAGGCGCCACCCGAGGACGATAACAGGGAGATAGCCACCTG GAAGAGCCTGGACCTGGTGGAGAGCCTCCTGCGCCTCTCTGAGGTGGGCCAGTACGAGCAGGTGAAGCAGCTCTTCAGTTTCCCCATCAAGCACTGTCCTGACATGCTGGTGCTGGCGCTGCTGCAGATCAGCACCTCCTGGCACACCCTGCGCCACGAGCTCATCTCCACCCTCATGCCCATCTTCCTGGGCAACCATCCCAACTCTGCCATCATCTTGCACTACGCGTGGCACGGACAGGGCCAGTCCCCCTCTATCCGTCAGCTGATCATGCACTCGATGGCAGAGTGGTACATGAGAGGAGAGCAGTACGACCAGGCCAAGCTGTCCCGCATCCTGGATGTGGCCCAGGACTTGAAG tctctttcaATGCTGCTAAATGGTACTCCATTTGCGTTTGTTATTGACCTTGCTGCACTTGCCTCTCGCCGTGAATACCTCAAACTTGACAAATGGCTGACTGACAAAATCCGAGAGCACGGG GAGCCCTTCATCCAGGCATGTGTAACGTTCCTGAAGAGACGCTGTCCCTCTATTATGGGTGGTCTGGCCCCAGAGAAGGACCAGCCCAAAAGTGCCCAGCTCCCCCCGGAAACGATGGCTACCATGCTGGGCTGTCTGCAGTCCTGTGCAGG gAGTGTGTCTCAAGAGCTCTCTGAGACTATCTTGACCATGGTTGCCAACTGTAGCAACGTCATGAACAAAGCCCGCCAGCCACCACCGGGGGTCATGCCAAAGGGACGTGCTCCCAGCACCAGCAGCCTAGACGCCATTTCCCCTGTGCAG ATGGATCCCCTGACAGCCATGGGTTCGCTGAACCTGAGCAGCTCTGCCACCTCTCACACACAGAGCATGCAGGGCTTCCCTACGCCGCTGGGCTCTGCCTTCAGCAACCCCCAGTCCCCAGCTAAGGCCTTCCCTCCActgtccaaccccaaccccagcACACCATTTGGGGGGATTGGAAGCCTCTCTTCACAGCTAGGTAACACAG GTCCGCTGGGATCAGGCATTGGTTCTGGTCTTGGAATGCCAGCGGTGAGCAGCGATCCGTTTGGGACGAGGAAGATGAGCACACCGGGCCTGAATCCGACCACCTTTCAGCAGA CTGACCTATCTCAGGTGTGGCCTGAGGCTAACCAGCACTTTAGTAAGGAGATTGACGATGAGGCTAACAGTTACTTCCAGCGCATCTACAATCACCCCCCACACCCCACCATGTCTGTGGATGAG GTGCTGGAGATGTTGCAGAGGTTCAAGGACTCCACCATCAAGCGAGAGCGGGAGGTCTTTAACTGTATGCTGAGGAACTTGTTTGAGGAGTACCGCTTCTTCCCCCAGTACCCTGACAAGGAGCTGCACATCACCGCCTGCCTGTTCGGGGGGATCATCGAGAAGGGTCTTGTCACCTACATGGCCCTTGGGCTGGCCCTCAGATATGTCCTTGAAGCCTTAAGGAAGCCATTTGGATCCAAAATGTATTACTTTGGAATCGCTGCTCTAGATAGATTCAAAAATAG GCTGAAGGACTATCCCCAATATTGTCAGCATTTGGCCTCGATCGGCCACTTTCTGCAATTCCCCCTTACTTTACAAGAG TATATCGAGTATGGCCAACAGTCACGGGATCCTCCAGTGAAGATGCAAGGATCCATCACCACCCCTGGGAGCCTGGCGTTGGCTCAAGCTCAGGCCCAGTCTCAGCCTCCCAAAGCCCCCCAGTCTGGACAGCCCAGCACCCTGGTCACCACAGCTACTGCCACCACCACTGTCGCCAAAACCACTACCATCACACGACCTACCCCTGGCAGCTTCAAGAAGGATGTGCCG CCCTCCATCAACACCACAAACATTGACACTCTGCTAGTAGCAACAGACCAAACCGAGAGGATTGTGGAACCCCCAGAAAATGTTCAAGAGAAAATTGCTTTCATCTTCAATAACCTGTCACAATCCAACATGACACAGAAG GTTGAGGAGTTAAAGGAAACTGTGAAAGAGGAGTTTATGCCCTGGGTCTCCCAGTATCTGGTCATGAAGAGGGTCAGCATCGAGCCCAACTTCCACAGCCTATACTCCAACTTTCTAGACACTCTGAAGAACCCTGAGTTTGTCAAAATGGTCCTGAATGAAACTTACAGAAACATCAAG GTTCTCCTTACCTCTGATAAGGCAGCTGCAAACTTCTCTGATCGATCCCTACTGAAGAATTTGGGCCACTGGCTTGGCATGATCACTCTGGCAAAAAACAAGCCCATCCTGTACACG GATTTGGAGGTAAAATCCCTCTTGTTGGAAGCCTATGTCAAGGGGCAGCAGGAGCTACTGTATGTGGTCCCGTTTGTGGCCAAAGTCCTGGAATCCAGTTTGCGTAGCGTG ATCTTCCGACCTCAGAATCCCTGGACCATGGCCATCATGAATGTTCTGGCAGAGTTGCATACGGAACATGATCTGAAG CTGAACTTAAAGTTTGAGATTGAGGTGCTGTGTAAGAACTTATCACTGGACATCAATGACCTGAAGCCTGGCACCCTGCTGAAAGACAAAGACAAGTTGAAGAGTCTGGAGGAGCAGCTCTCTGCACCAAAGAAAGAGGCCAAGCCCCCTGAAGAAATGATCCCTATTGTTAGCACAG CTGCACCATCCACTCCCGCCCCAACCACCGCTTGCTCAGCTACTGGGCCCCCTACCCCGCAGTTTAGCTATCATGACATCAATGTGTACGCCCTTGCAGGGCTAGCCCCTCACATCAATATCAACATCAAC ATCCCCTTGCTTCAAGCCCACCCTCAGCTCAAGCAGTGTGTGAGACAGTCCATTGAGCGGGCCGTGCAAGAGCTCGTCCACCCCGTAGTGGACCGCTCCATCAAGATCGCCATGACAACCTGCGAGCAGATCGTCAGGAAGGACTTTGCTCTGGACTCGGAGGAGTCGCGCATGCGTGTGGCAGCTCATCATATGATGCGCAACCTGACTGCCGGCATGGCCATGATCACCTGCCGGGAGCCCCTGCTCATGAGCATCGCCACCAACCTGAAGAACAGCTTTGCTGCTGCCCTCAGG GCCCCCACCCCCCAGCAGAGAGAGATGATGGAGGAGGCTGCTGCCAGGGTCGCCCAGGACAACTGTGAGCTGGCCTGCTGCTTCATCCAGaagactgcagtggagaaggctGGCCCAGAGATGGACAAGAGGCTGGCAACG GAGTTTGAGCTGAGGAAGCATGCCCGTCAGGAGGGCCGTCGCTACTGTGACCCCGTTGTGCTGACCTACCAGGCCGAGCGCATGCCAGAGCAGATCAGACTCAAG GTTGGAGGCGTAGACCCCAAACAGCTGGCAGTGTATGAGGAGTTTGCCCGGAATGTTCCAGGCTTCCTACCCAGCAACGACCTGTCTCAGCCCACAGGATTCCTTGCCCAACCCATGAAG caacaggcaTGGGCCACGGATGACGTTGCTCAGATCTATGACAAGTGCATGGCAGACCTGGAGCAGCACCTCCACGCCATCCCTCCCGCGCTGGCCATGAACCCTCAGACCCAGGCTTTGCGCAGCCTGCTGGAGGCCGTGGCCCTAGCCAGGAACTCCCGGGACGGCATCGCCGCTCTGGGCCTGCTGCAGAAG GCTGTGGAGGGTCTGCTGGATGCTACCAGTGGTGCCGATGCTGACTTGCTTCTGCGGTATAGAGAGTGCCACCTGCTGGTGCTCAAAGCCCTCCAGGACGGCCGGGCATACGGGCCACTGTGGTGCAACAAGCAGATTACCAG GTGCCTGATTGAGTGCCGTGATGAGTACAAGTACAACGTGGAGGCTGTGGAGCTGCTGATCAGAAACCACCTGGTCAACATGCAGCAGTATGACCTGCACCTGGCACAG TCTATGGAGAATGGGCTGCACTACATGGCGGTGGCGTTTGCCATGCAGCTGGTGAAGCTGCTGTTGGTGGATGAGCGCAGTGTGAGCCACATTACCGAGGCAGACTTGTTCCACACTATCGAGACTCTGATGCGAACCAGCGCCCACTCCAGGGCCAACGCACCTGAGGG GCTTCCTCAGCTGATGGACGTGGTCCGTTCCAACTACGAGGCCATGATCGACCGGGCCCACGGAGGACCCAACTTTATGATGCACTCTGGCATCTCCCAGGCATCCGAGTACGACGACCCGCCGGGCCTGAGGGAGAAGGCTGAGTACCTGCTGAGGGAATGGGTCAACCTGTACCATTCTGCAGCCGCCGGCCGGGACAGCACCAAGGCCTTCTCTGCCtttgtgggacag ATGCACCAGCAGGGCATTCTGAAGACCGATGACCTGATCACTCGTTTCTTCCGGCTGTGCACGGAGATGTGTGTGGAGATCAGCTACCGTGCGCAggccgagcagcagcacaacccCGCGGCCAGCGCCGCCATCATCAGGGCCAAGTGTTACCACAACCTGGACGCCTTTGTGCGCCTCATCGCCCTGCTGGTCAAGCACTCCGGAGAGGCCACCAACACTGTCACCAAGATCAACCTGCTCAACAAG GTTCTAGGTATTGTGGTTGGAGTGTTGATCCAGGACCATGATGTGAGACAGACTGAGTTCCAGCAGTTGCCTTACCACCGCATCTTCATCATGCTGTTGCTCGAGCTCAATGCCCCCGAGCACGTGCTCGAGACCATCAACTTCCAGACCCTCACCGCCTTCTG CAACACTTTCCACATCCTGAGGCCTACCAAAGCCCCTGGCTTTGTTTACGCTTGGCTGGAGTTGATCTCTCACCGTATCTTCATCGCCAGGATGCTGGCGCACACCCCACAGCAGAAG GGTTGGCCCATGTATGCGCAACTTCTCATTGATCTGTTCAAGTACCTGGCGCCCTTCCTGAGGAATGTTGAGCTTAACAAACCTATGCAAATCCTCTACAAG GGTACCCTGCGCGTCCTTCTGGTCCTACTGCATGACTTCCCAGAGTTCCTGTGCGACTACCACTACGGCTTCTGCGACGTCATCCCGCCCAACTGCATCCAGCTCCGCAACCTGATTCTGAGTGCCTTCCCACGCAACATGAGGCTTCCAGACCCCTTCACTCCCAATCTGAAG GTTGACATGCTCAGCGAGATCAACATCGCTCCGCGCATCCTCACAAACTTCACCGGAGTGATGCCCTCTCAGTTCAAGAAGGATCTGGACTCCTACCTGAAGACACGCTCCCCCGTCACCTTCCTCTCTGAGCTCCGCAGCAATCTGCAG GTGTCAAATGAGCCAGGCAACCGTTACAACATCCAGCTGATCAACGCTCTGGTGCTGTATGTGGGAACCCAGGCCATCGCACACATCCACAACAAGGGCAGCACCCCCTCCATGAGCACCATCACTCACTCAGCCCACATGGACATCTTCCAGAACCTGGCTGTGGACCTGGACACTGAGG GGCGTTATCTCTTCCTGAATGCCATTGCCAATCAGCTGCGCTACCCAAACAGCCACACCCATTACTTCAGCTGCACCATGCTGTACCTGTTTGCTGAGGCCAACACTGAGGCAATCCAGGAGCAGATTACCAG GGTTCTTCTGGAGAGGCTGATTGTGAACAGGCCTCATCCCTGGGGACTGCTCATCACCTTCATCGAGCTCATCAAGAATCCCGCCTTCAAGTTCTGGAGCCACGACTTTGTACACTGTGCCCCGGAGATCGAGAA gttgtTCCAGTCAGTGGCTCAGTGCTGCATGGGGCAAAAGCAGGCTCAGCAGGTGATGGAGGGCACTGGTGccagttag